A window of Sphingobacterium sp. SRCM116780 contains these coding sequences:
- a CDS encoding aminoacyl-histidine dipeptidase, whose amino-acid sequence MINSNLESLAPQELWKNFAALNAVPRASKKEERVIAFMMDFGKSLGLEVSKDQVGNVLIKKSATIGMEDCKTIVLQSHLDMVHQKNNDTVFDFDTQGIDMFIDGDWVKANGTTLGADNGIGVATIMTILASTDLPHPAIEALFTIDEETGMTGAMGLQAGVLSGEILLNLDTEEDNEIDIGCAGGIDVTASKTYKEEASPSGAVAFEISVKGLNGGHSGIEIHKGLGNANKIMNRLLFKSYDQFGLQIASLNGGSLRNAIPRESVAVVIVSSEYENNFAEDLAPLISNIQLEFKTVDPGLTISIEKLTTVPAQVIPVVDQEQLIQAIYAAQNGVYRVSPDFEDLVETSNNIARVTVGKGNINIQCLTRSSVESSKMDLAQSLQATFELAGFKVVFSGSYPGWTPNPNSDILDVLKRIYKEQHQEEPAVVACHAGLECGILGTNYPEMDMISFGPTILGAHSPAERVSVSSVQKFWEFVKQILKEIPKK is encoded by the coding sequence ATGATAAATAGTAATTTAGAATCTTTAGCTCCTCAGGAGTTATGGAAAAATTTTGCGGCATTGAATGCCGTTCCTCGTGCCTCAAAGAAGGAAGAACGTGTTATCGCATTCATGATGGATTTTGGAAAATCTTTAGGACTTGAGGTGAGTAAAGATCAAGTTGGAAATGTACTCATAAAGAAATCTGCGACAATAGGTATGGAAGACTGTAAGACGATCGTTTTACAATCACATTTAGACATGGTTCATCAGAAAAATAACGATACCGTTTTTGATTTCGATACACAGGGGATCGATATGTTTATTGATGGAGATTGGGTAAAAGCTAATGGAACGACATTAGGTGCTGATAATGGTATTGGTGTAGCGACCATCATGACGATTTTAGCATCTACAGATTTACCTCATCCAGCGATTGAAGCACTATTTACAATAGATGAAGAAACAGGGATGACAGGTGCTATGGGATTGCAAGCAGGAGTACTTTCTGGTGAAATTCTATTAAACTTAGATACGGAAGAGGATAATGAAATCGATATTGGTTGTGCAGGAGGTATCGATGTAACGGCTTCAAAAACATATAAAGAGGAAGCAAGTCCTTCAGGAGCTGTTGCTTTTGAAATTTCTGTAAAAGGACTTAACGGGGGACACTCGGGAATTGAAATTCATAAAGGATTGGGCAATGCCAACAAAATTATGAACCGTTTATTGTTTAAATCCTATGATCAATTTGGTTTACAAATAGCATCCTTAAATGGGGGTAGCTTACGTAACGCTATTCCTCGTGAGTCTGTTGCTGTTGTGATTGTATCTTCAGAATATGAAAATAATTTTGCTGAGGATTTAGCGCCTTTGATTAGTAATATCCAATTGGAATTTAAAACGGTTGATCCAGGATTAACGATTTCAATTGAAAAATTGACAACAGTGCCTGCTCAGGTAATTCCTGTTGTAGATCAAGAACAATTGATTCAGGCTATTTATGCAGCACAAAATGGTGTATATCGTGTTAGTCCAGATTTTGAAGATCTCGTAGAAACGTCAAATAATATCGCAAGAGTTACTGTCGGAAAGGGAAACATCAATATCCAATGCTTGACTAGATCATCTGTGGAAAGTTCTAAAATGGACTTAGCGCAATCATTACAAGCAACGTTTGAATTAGCTGGATTTAAAGTTGTTTTTTCGGGTTCTTATCCAGGATGGACACCCAATCCCAATTCTGATATTTTAGATGTCTTAAAACGCATTTATAAAGAACAGCACCAAGAAGAACCGGCAGTTGTTGCTTGTCATGCTGGATTAGAGTGTGGTATTTTGGGAACAAATTATCCTGAAATGGATATGATTTCATTTGGACCTACTATTTTAGGAGCCCATTCTCCAGCAGAGCGTGTATCTGTATCTTCTGTTCAAAAATTTTGGGAGTTTGTCAAACAAATCTTGAAAGAAATTCCTAAAAAATAA
- a CDS encoding putative DNA modification/repair radical SAM protein: protein MSDRVFQKLHILADAAKYDVSCSSSGSNRSNKNKGLGNADQGGICHSYTEDGRCVSLLKILLTNHCIYDCAYCVSRKSNDIQRAAFTVQEVVDLTINFYRRNYIEGLFLSSGIFKNADYTMERLVSIAKKLRQEHKFNGYIHLKTIPGASEELVHQAGLYADRLSVNLEIPTEEGLKLLAPDKSRAEMILPMKYLKNEIVRFKEERQIIKSTPTFAPAGQSTQMIIGASGESDKHIIQTAQHFYTKFQLKRVYYSGYVPISHDKRLPEIGSQVPMVRENRLYQSDWLMRFYGFKAEEIVNDMYPLLDLDIDPKLSWALRNQQLFPIDINRADYNLIVRIPGIGVQSAKKIIMARRFGPLRIENLQKLGVAINRAKYFIICLGFQQLYADKSGANIKQYILAQSSSKYVKNNSEQLSLF, encoded by the coding sequence ATGTCAGATCGCGTATTTCAAAAACTTCATATTTTAGCAGATGCTGCAAAATACGATGTAAGCTGTAGCTCTAGTGGTAGTAATAGATCAAATAAGAACAAAGGACTAGGAAATGCAGATCAAGGTGGCATTTGTCATTCCTATACGGAAGATGGTCGCTGTGTCTCCTTATTAAAAATTTTATTGACCAATCATTGTATTTATGACTGTGCATATTGTGTCTCGCGAAAGAGTAATGATATACAGCGAGCAGCTTTTACTGTACAGGAAGTTGTTGATTTGACGATCAATTTTTATAGAAGAAACTATATTGAAGGTTTATTCTTAAGTTCTGGTATATTCAAAAATGCCGATTATACCATGGAACGGTTAGTTTCCATTGCTAAAAAACTACGTCAGGAGCATAAATTTAACGGATATATTCATCTTAAAACAATTCCAGGAGCCAGCGAAGAACTTGTACATCAAGCTGGTTTGTACGCAGATCGTCTTAGTGTCAATCTGGAAATTCCGACTGAAGAAGGTCTAAAACTTTTAGCTCCAGATAAAAGTAGAGCGGAAATGATCCTGCCGATGAAATATTTAAAAAATGAAATTGTCCGGTTCAAAGAAGAACGACAAATCATTAAATCAACTCCCACCTTCGCTCCTGCTGGTCAAAGTACACAAATGATCATTGGCGCTTCAGGCGAATCCGATAAACATATCATTCAAACAGCTCAGCATTTCTATACAAAATTCCAGTTAAAACGGGTGTATTACTCTGGATATGTACCCATATCCCATGACAAAAGACTTCCCGAAATTGGCTCTCAGGTTCCTATGGTTCGTGAAAATAGATTGTATCAATCGGATTGGTTAATGCGATTTTATGGTTTTAAGGCAGAAGAAATTGTAAATGACATGTATCCATTGTTGGATTTGGATATTGATCCAAAATTAAGTTGGGCGCTTCGTAACCAACAGCTGTTTCCTATAGATATCAATCGAGCCGATTATAATTTGATTGTCCGCATACCAGGCATTGGTGTTCAATCTGCAAAAAAAATCATTATGGCACGTCGTTTCGGCCCATTGCGGATCGAGAATTTACAAAAGTTAGGTGTAGCCATCAACCGTGCAAAATACTTTATTATCTGTCTAGGATTTCAGCAACTATATGCTGATAAATCGGGTGCAAACATCAAACAGTATATATTGGCGCAGTCGAGCAGTAAATACGTCAAAAATAACAGTGAACAATTATCACTATTTTAG
- a CDS encoding DUF3943 domain-containing protein translates to MTSIRKSTLLSFFSLAIGLFIFSQPQTATAQEQIQEYIDTVNNFKPVLENGKLDSVEKKQHGQSYFFKDSVSSQIFVEKNYQIPNYQDTIRNNPRKHFARAGVEWFMFQALPASFNYFIREDPYSHITFNNWFKHLKPNAWAWDDNAFATNQIAHPYHGQLYFNAFRSNNYSFLQSSLATLAGSFIWETAGETQAPSINDLVNTTYGGIILGEITHRISQNVLSRPTKTLAERQGKEVLAFFINPVNGLNRLLDGRWGRVVKGAVVDSSKVRAEIDFGFRRFDTKDLDIISKGKTDYFVRMSLVYTNDMIENKKPFDDFYVNLEVGGDDSSFVNTVNVYASLYGKRILRNLPGKHLGILSANYDFYHNEAFFYGAQSMNYNIISTYSLGRRNRLTTTFGGGPVILAAVPDPYLLFGDSRNYNYGPGVDIRGSGEISVWNRLKFGAQYHGGYFATISGNESHYFLHTASISGSLRLLKNFSLNLNSGYFRLEGNFKDYPDVDKSYPFARLSLGYNVLF, encoded by the coding sequence ATGACTTCAATTCGCAAAAGTACACTTCTTTCATTTTTTTCATTGGCCATTGGTCTTTTTATATTTTCCCAACCACAAACAGCTACAGCACAAGAGCAAATACAAGAATATATAGATACTGTTAATAATTTTAAACCTGTCCTGGAGAACGGTAAATTAGATTCCGTTGAAAAAAAACAGCATGGGCAATCTTACTTTTTTAAAGATTCGGTATCATCGCAAATCTTTGTTGAAAAAAATTATCAAATTCCCAATTATCAAGATACAATTCGTAATAATCCCCGAAAGCACTTTGCAAGAGCAGGAGTAGAATGGTTTATGTTCCAAGCGTTACCTGCTTCTTTCAATTATTTTATACGAGAAGATCCTTATTCACATATTACATTTAATAATTGGTTTAAACATTTGAAACCAAATGCATGGGCTTGGGATGATAATGCTTTTGCAACGAATCAAATCGCTCACCCTTATCATGGGCAATTATATTTCAATGCCTTCCGTTCCAACAACTATTCATTTCTACAATCCTCACTAGCTACATTAGCAGGAAGTTTTATCTGGGAAACAGCTGGAGAAACACAAGCTCCTTCTATCAATGATTTAGTCAATACAACCTATGGTGGTATTATTTTAGGGGAGATTACCCATCGGATCTCTCAAAATGTATTATCACGACCAACAAAAACATTAGCAGAAAGACAAGGTAAAGAAGTACTTGCTTTCTTTATTAATCCTGTCAATGGATTAAATCGTTTATTAGATGGTCGATGGGGAAGAGTTGTTAAAGGAGCCGTTGTCGATTCTTCAAAAGTAAGAGCTGAAATTGATTTTGGTTTTCGTCGTTTTGACACAAAAGATTTGGATATTATTAGCAAAGGAAAAACAGATTATTTTGTTCGAATGAGTTTAGTGTATACGAATGATATGATTGAAAATAAAAAACCTTTTGATGATTTTTATGTCAATCTAGAGGTTGGTGGCGATGATAGTTCATTTGTTAATACCGTAAATGTATATGCATCTCTTTATGGTAAACGTATTTTAAGAAATTTACCAGGCAAACACTTGGGTATCTTATCGGCTAATTATGACTTTTATCATAATGAAGCATTTTTCTATGGGGCTCAAAGTATGAACTATAATATCATCTCTACCTATAGTTTAGGAAGAAGAAATCGATTAACCACTACTTTTGGTGGAGGCCCCGTTATATTAGCAGCGGTACCCGACCCCTACTTACTCTTTGGAGACAGTCGAAATTATAATTATGGACCTGGTGTCGATATTCGCGGATCTGGAGAAATAAGTGTATGGAATAGGCTTAAGTTTGGCGCACAGTATCATGGTGGATATTTCGCAACGATTAGCGGTAATGAATCACATTATTTTTTACATACGGCATCGATCAGTGGTAGTTTACGCTTATTGAAAAATTTTTCCTTGAATCTTAACTCAGGATATTTTAGATTAGAGGGTAATTTTAAAGATTACCCTGATGTAGACAAAAGCTATCCTTTTGCTCGTTTATCTCTTGGGTATAATGTTTTATTTTAA
- a CDS encoding sugar O-acetyltransferase — translation MDGKKLKKEYFRESGKELFEKRLHAKVEIKKFNDADPKSFKERQLIIKKLINTSTNRFFIEPPFYCDYGFNISIDDNFFANYNCTLLDSAPISIGKNVLFGPHVSLYTSGHAIHPEDRAKGWQFSKSITIADNVWLGGHVIVNPGVHIGENSIIGSGSVVTKNIPSNVIAAGNPCRVIRSIHESDRFVREEMDSF, via the coding sequence ATGGATGGTAAGAAACTAAAGAAGGAGTACTTTCGTGAATCTGGAAAAGAGCTTTTCGAAAAAAGACTTCATGCGAAAGTGGAAATTAAGAAATTTAATGACGCTGATCCCAAATCATTTAAAGAAAGGCAATTGATTATTAAAAAATTGATCAACACGAGTACCAATCGATTTTTTATAGAACCTCCTTTTTACTGTGACTATGGGTTTAACATTTCCATTGATGATAATTTTTTTGCTAACTACAATTGTACGCTACTAGACTCGGCTCCTATTTCTATTGGAAAAAATGTATTATTTGGCCCACATGTATCTTTGTATACTTCTGGGCATGCTATCCATCCAGAAGATCGTGCTAAAGGTTGGCAATTTTCAAAATCCATTACTATTGCAGACAACGTTTGGTTAGGTGGACATGTGATTGTCAATCCTGGCGTACATATAGGTGAAAATAGCATCATTGGTTCTGGATCCGTCGTGACAAAAAACATTCCGTCAAATGTCATTGCCGCAGGTAATCCCTGTCGGGTCATTCGATCAATACATGAAAGTGACCGATTTGTTAGGGAGGAAATGGACAGCTTCTAA
- a CDS encoding cell division protein FtsX: MSEYESSTQRRKTKSVYVSTVISIALVLLVTGLLGLLLVHAKNLSKYVKENIVLNVIVNDGTNEGDVLSLQKDLEKDNYVLRTEYISKELAAKSLKEDLGEDFVQYLGHNPLLPSIDVYMKENYANSDSIKTFIDKISRNTKIKEVVYQESLIDMVNKNVRIISIVVLAFAAILLVIAVALINNTIRLAIYSQRFLIKSMQLIGATKNFIRKPFITYGIIHGLLGALIAILLLIFTLKFAQQQIPELVFLRNWYEFAAIFIVVIAIGILISGLSTYFAVTKYLKAKSNDLYS; this comes from the coding sequence ATGTCAGAATACGAATCAAGCACGCAAAGAAGAAAAACTAAATCAGTTTATGTCTCTACTGTTATCAGTATTGCGCTTGTCCTTTTAGTGACTGGATTATTAGGTTTATTACTTGTTCACGCAAAGAATTTATCTAAATATGTAAAAGAAAACATCGTTTTAAATGTTATCGTTAATGATGGTACAAACGAAGGTGATGTGCTTTCATTACAAAAAGATTTAGAGAAAGATAATTATGTTCTTCGTACAGAATATATCAGTAAAGAACTTGCTGCAAAATCGCTCAAAGAAGATTTGGGTGAAGATTTTGTTCAATACTTAGGCCATAATCCACTCCTTCCTTCGATTGATGTATACATGAAGGAAAACTATGCTAACTCTGATAGTATCAAGACATTTATTGATAAAATATCGCGAAACACTAAAATTAAAGAAGTCGTTTATCAAGAATCGTTAATTGATATGGTGAATAAAAATGTGCGGATCATCAGTATTGTTGTATTAGCGTTTGCAGCTATTTTATTGGTAATTGCAGTTGCATTAATTAACAATACAATACGTTTAGCGATTTATTCGCAAAGGTTCTTAATTAAAAGTATGCAATTAATTGGAGCGACTAAGAATTTTATTCGTAAACCTTTCATCACTTACGGCATTATTCATGGTTTATTAGGGGCTTTAATCGCTATTTTATTATTGATATTTACCTTAAAATTTGCGCAGCAACAAATTCCTGAATTAGTGTTTTTAAGAAACTGGTATGAATTCGCTGCTATATTTATAGTGGTTATCGCAATTGGAATTTTAATTTCAGGATTAAGTACTTACTTCGCAGTAACGAAATATTTAAAAGCAAAATCTAACGATTTATATAGTTAA
- a CDS encoding TIGR03915 family putative DNA repair protein, translating into MLKTLIYDGTWAGLLTTIFCSFEYKWQIATIQHRDEPVQSGLFVTTETILTDELKTKRVLLGLEKKIGLQGIKELYYVFLSECKHRELLILRSTHYYFKSNPKANLNYAHDDILKIKKTVRSVSRERHRMTAFVRFQKMKDGLYFANIEPDFNVLPLIANFFKDRFADQKWLIYDLKRKYGIYYDLQDITEVKFSHTLDRNTIHIHLDDDELHYSYLWKNYFDSVNIKERKNTKLHVQSLPKRYWKYLNEKNLF; encoded by the coding sequence ATGTTAAAAACACTTATTTACGACGGTACATGGGCAGGTCTGTTAACCACAATATTTTGCTCATTTGAATACAAATGGCAAATTGCAACTATTCAACATCGTGATGAGCCTGTACAATCTGGATTATTTGTAACGACCGAAACCATTTTGACTGATGAATTAAAAACTAAACGCGTATTACTGGGTTTAGAAAAGAAAATTGGTCTTCAAGGTATCAAAGAATTATATTATGTTTTTCTTTCTGAATGTAAACATCGGGAGTTGTTGATTCTTCGTAGCACTCATTATTATTTTAAATCCAATCCAAAAGCAAATCTCAACTATGCGCATGATGATATCTTAAAAATAAAAAAAACAGTACGATCAGTATCTAGGGAAAGACATCGGATGACAGCCTTTGTCAGATTTCAGAAAATGAAAGATGGTTTATATTTTGCGAATATTGAACCTGATTTTAATGTATTACCTTTAATAGCAAATTTTTTTAAAGATCGATTTGCAGATCAAAAATGGTTGATCTATGACCTAAAGAGAAAATATGGAATATATTATGATTTACAAGATATTACAGAAGTTAAATTTAGTCATACTTTAGATAGGAATACCATTCATATTCATTTAGATGATGATGAATTGCACTATAGTTACTTATGGAAAAATTACTTTGATTCCGTTAATATTAAGGAAAGAAAAAACACAAAATTACATGTCCAAAGTCTGCCAAAGCGGTATTGGAAATATTTAAATGAGAAAAATTTATTCTAA
- a CDS encoding DUF4846 domain-containing protein, translated as MKKLYLIFISLTLINCTSSSSQDKSKDKPEQLRFVDGYNMDLVHAQGKTIKDRFLPPTGYERESYKEKEFGYFLEHLPLKPIQDLVTYYNGRTKERRDIYASVIDLPIGKRDLHQCADAVMRLRADYLYQNKRYDEIHFDLLSDGKPKYYKQFVNGDYSYPKYWKYLEYIFSYANTASLHDELTTIKSLEDVHIGDTFVQKGNPIGHAIIVVDMVVNPENGQKLVLMAQSYMPAQELQIINNPINKSLSPWYVLSGEVIRTPEWKFYPENLKTWN; from the coding sequence ATGAAGAAGTTATATCTTATTTTTATTTCTTTAACCCTGATAAACTGTACATCATCTTCTAGTCAAGATAAATCAAAAGATAAACCAGAACAATTACGTTTTGTTGATGGCTATAATATGGATTTAGTTCATGCTCAAGGGAAAACCATTAAAGACAGATTTTTACCTCCAACAGGTTATGAAAGAGAATCTTATAAAGAAAAGGAATTTGGTTATTTCTTAGAACATCTCCCGCTCAAGCCTATTCAAGATCTCGTTACGTATTATAATGGAAGAACGAAAGAAAGAAGGGATATTTATGCCAGTGTCATCGATCTGCCGATCGGTAAAAGAGATCTTCATCAATGTGCCGATGCTGTCATGCGATTACGTGCTGATTATCTATATCAAAACAAAAGGTATGATGAAATCCATTTCGATTTGTTATCTGATGGTAAACCTAAGTATTATAAGCAATTTGTAAACGGAGACTATTCTTATCCAAAATACTGGAAATACCTGGAATATATTTTTTCTTATGCCAATACAGCCTCACTTCATGACGAATTAACAACTATCAAATCATTGGAGGATGTCCATATAGGTGATACTTTTGTCCAAAAAGGAAATCCGATTGGTCATGCGATTATTGTCGTGGATATGGTCGTAAACCCTGAAAATGGTCAGAAATTAGTATTAATGGCACAAAGTTATATGCCTGCTCAGGAATTGCAAATCATCAATAATCCCATCAACAAATCATTAAGCCCTTGGTATGTTCTATCAGGTGAAGTGATCAGAACACCAGAATGGAAATTCTATCCCGAAAATTTAAAAACTTGGAATTAA
- a CDS encoding GNAT family N-acetyltransferase → MTIKNIEGEKKGQIIAEIEGKEAGVMEYTWAGSDKFIIDHTEVHAAFEGHGVGKKLVLEAVDYARNNDVKIMPLCPFAKSVFDRTEAFKDVLF, encoded by the coding sequence ATGACTATTAAAAATATTGAAGGAGAAAAAAAAGGTCAAATAATCGCTGAAATTGAAGGGAAAGAAGCAGGTGTAATGGAGTATACTTGGGCAGGTTCAGATAAATTTATCATTGACCATACAGAAGTTCACGCAGCATTTGAAGGACACGGTGTCGGAAAAAAACTTGTTTTAGAAGCTGTCGATTACGCTCGTAATAATGATGTTAAAATTATGCCTTTATGTCCCTTCGCCAAATCTGTATTTGACAGAACAGAAGCTTTTAAAGATGTATTATTTTAA
- a CDS encoding leucine--tRNA ligase: MEYNHKSLEKKWQKFWADHETFKSADTHEKPKYYVLDMFPYPSGAGLHVGHPLGYIASDIFSRYKRLKGFNVLHPMGYDSFGLPAEQYAIQTGQHPAITTETNINRYREQLDNIGFSYDWSREVRTSDPTYYKWTQWIFMQLFNSWYNNESNKAETIDTLIYKFDTVGSEGIKAVSDDDVLSFTASEWKAFNEEQQQRELLKYRIAYLRESTVNWCAALGTVLANDEVINGVSERGGYPVEQKKMMQWSMRITAYADRMLQGLDHVDWPEPLVEMQRNWIGKSVGALVKFPVPQLQTNIEVFTTRVDTIYGVSFVVLAPEHELVAQLTTAEQQATISAYIDKTSKKSELDRMADTKTVSGAFTGSYAKHPITGEDVQIWIADYVLAGYGTGAVMAVPSGDQRDYLFAKHFNLPIIPISDSQHIDEEADANKDGKYINSGFINGMTYQEAVPALIAKLEELKLGKAKINFRMRDAIFGRQRYWGEPVPVYFKNGLPYLIKEEELPLLLPEVNKYLPTETGEPPLGRAENWKYEDQYEYELSTMPGWAGSSWYWFRYMDPKNEGNFASKEAVDYWKAVDLYIGGSEHATGHLLYSRFWNKFLKDLGFHNEEEPFKKLINQGMIQGRSNFVYKLANTSTSGIDSSIQNVLVSLNHYLDFKNFTKNFTVYQYLFLYKDGIYFNELDKVEELSEFGDLLSKTVFQKYPGLNYVLLNNDSFLPSHVDVNIVVNDVLNLDKFKASRPDYMQAEFILEDGKYVCGTEVEKMSKSKFNVVNPDDIIETYGADTLRLYEMFLGPLEQSKPWNTNGIEGVYKFLKKVWRLFHDTEGNFSVSDEEPTKAEYKALHKIIKKAEEDIERFSFNTSVSAFMICVNELTDLKCNKRAILEQLVIVLEPYAPHIAEELWSLLGNEAGSISYAAYPTFIADYLVESEFAYPVSINGKMKMNLLLALDLEAKAVEEIVLSHEEVLHYMDGKPLKKLIFVKGKIINIVI; this comes from the coding sequence ATGGAGTACAATCACAAATCGTTAGAAAAAAAGTGGCAAAAGTTTTGGGCTGATCATGAAACCTTCAAATCAGCAGATACACATGAAAAACCGAAATATTATGTGTTAGATATGTTTCCTTATCCTTCTGGAGCTGGTTTACATGTTGGACACCCACTTGGTTATATCGCTTCGGATATTTTTTCAAGATACAAACGTTTAAAAGGTTTTAACGTATTGCATCCGATGGGATATGATTCATTTGGTTTACCTGCCGAACAATATGCTATCCAAACAGGTCAACATCCTGCAATTACAACGGAGACGAATATCAATCGTTACCGCGAACAATTGGATAATATTGGTTTTTCTTATGATTGGAGCAGGGAAGTACGTACTTCAGACCCTACGTATTATAAATGGACACAATGGATATTCATGCAATTATTTAATTCTTGGTATAACAATGAATCAAATAAGGCAGAGACTATCGATACGTTAATTTACAAGTTTGACACGGTTGGATCCGAAGGTATTAAAGCAGTTTCTGACGATGATGTTTTGTCTTTCACAGCTTCAGAATGGAAGGCATTTAACGAAGAACAACAACAACGCGAGTTGCTAAAATACCGTATTGCTTATTTGCGCGAAAGCACCGTTAACTGGTGTGCAGCATTAGGTACTGTACTGGCAAATGATGAAGTTATCAATGGGGTTTCTGAGCGTGGTGGCTATCCTGTAGAACAAAAGAAAATGATGCAATGGTCTATGCGTATCACTGCATATGCAGATCGTATGCTACAGGGGTTGGATCATGTTGATTGGCCTGAACCTTTAGTTGAAATGCAACGTAACTGGATTGGGAAATCTGTTGGCGCTCTCGTCAAGTTTCCAGTTCCTCAACTGCAAACCAATATTGAAGTTTTTACAACTCGAGTAGATACCATTTATGGTGTTTCATTTGTTGTATTGGCACCTGAGCATGAATTGGTTGCTCAATTAACAACAGCAGAGCAACAAGCAACCATTTCCGCTTATATTGATAAGACAAGTAAAAAATCTGAACTAGACCGTATGGCAGATACAAAAACCGTATCTGGAGCTTTTACAGGCTCTTATGCCAAACATCCAATTACAGGTGAAGATGTACAAATCTGGATTGCCGATTATGTATTAGCAGGATATGGAACAGGTGCAGTAATGGCTGTTCCTTCAGGCGATCAGCGTGATTACTTATTTGCAAAACATTTCAACTTACCTATTATTCCAATTTCTGATTCTCAACATATTGACGAAGAAGCGGATGCGAATAAAGATGGAAAATATATCAATTCCGGATTTATTAATGGAATGACCTACCAAGAGGCAGTACCAGCTTTAATCGCCAAATTGGAAGAATTGAAACTAGGAAAAGCAAAGATTAACTTCCGAATGCGGGATGCTATCTTCGGACGCCAACGATATTGGGGAGAACCTGTTCCTGTTTATTTTAAAAATGGTTTACCTTATTTAATTAAAGAGGAGGAACTTCCTTTATTGTTACCTGAGGTTAATAAATATTTGCCTACGGAAACAGGAGAACCTCCTTTGGGAAGAGCTGAAAATTGGAAATATGAAGATCAGTATGAATATGAATTAAGTACAATGCCAGGTTGGGCAGGTTCTTCTTGGTATTGGTTCCGATACATGGATCCAAAAAACGAAGGTAACTTTGCATCCAAAGAAGCTGTCGATTATTGGAAAGCTGTCGATTTATATATTGGTGGTTCTGAGCATGCTACAGGTCACTTGCTATACTCACGCTTCTGGAATAAGTTCTTGAAGGATTTAGGATTCCATAATGAAGAAGAGCCTTTCAAAAAATTGATCAATCAAGGTATGATTCAAGGACGTTCAAATTTTGTGTACAAATTGGCTAACACTTCAACTTCTGGAATAGATTCATCAATTCAAAATGTATTAGTATCATTAAATCATTATTTAGATTTTAAAAATTTTACAAAAAATTTTACGGTTTATCAATATTTGTTTTTATATAAGGATGGAATATACTTTAATGAATTAGATAAAGTTGAAGAATTAAGTGAATTTGGTGATTTACTTTCAAAAACTGTATTTCAAAAATATCCGGGTTTAAATTATGTTTTACTAAATAACGATTCTTTTCTTCCATCGCACGTTGATGTTAATATTGTCGTGAATGATGTTTTGAATTTGGATAAATTTAAAGCTTCTCGGCCAGATTATATGCAAGCTGAATTCATCTTAGAAGATGGCAAATATGTTTGTGGAACGGAAGTTGAAAAAATGTCCAAGTCAAAATTCAATGTAGTAAACCCTGATGACATTATTGAAACTTATGGAGCAGATACCCTGCGTTTATACGAAATGTTCTTAGGGCCTTTGGAACAATCAAAACCTTGGAATACAAATGGTATTGAGGGGGTTTATAAGTTTCTGAAAAAAGTATGGCGTTTATTTCACGATACGGAAGGTAACTTTAGCGTATCTGATGAAGAACCAACAAAAGCAGAATATAAAGCTTTGCATAAGATCATCAAAAAGGCGGAGGAAGATATCGAGCGCTTTTCTTTTAATACATCTGTATCTGCATTTATGATCTGCGTCAATGAACTGACAGATTTAAAATGTAATAAACGCGCCATCTTGGAGCAGCTTGTTATTGTTCTAGAGCCTTATGCGCCACATATTGCTGAAGAACTGTGGTCATTATTAGGAAACGAAGCAGGATCGATATCATATGCGGCCTATCCAACATTTATTGCTGATTATTTAGTAGAATCAGAGTTCGCTTATCCTGTTTCCATCAATGGAAAGATGAAAATGAATTTGCTATTGGCATTGGATTTAGAAGCAAAAGCTGTTGAAGAAATCGTGTTGTCTCATGAAGAAGTCTTACACTATATGGATGGTAAACCTTTGAAGAAATTAATCTTTGTAAAAGGTAAGATTATCAATATTGTCATTTAA